GTCTGTTTTTAACTTATGTTGGTGGTTTTTCTGTTCACATGATGAAAACAACTATGTTAATCGGTTTGACTGCCACTACTTTgatcatttttattctttactTTGCAACAGCACAAACCCTTCCATGTCTAGCTTTATTCTACGGCATCACGAGTTCTATTGGTCCTTCCATACATGGGCTTGTGGCCGCATATGTACCTAATGACAAACCACACCGTTATTGGAAATTTACGGCTTTGTTGGAGGCTTCTGCCACCTTCATATCTTATCCTTTTCAATCACTTGCTTTTATCGTTTGTCTCAAATATTGctctttttacttttttattggGCCTATATGTATCTGCTTGCTAGGTAGCATCTCTAGTTATCTTTTACTGGGCTACCACTAGACAATCAAACAATCCCAAGGTATTGAAGCAGTATTTGAATATCTAAATCTTCAAGACGGTATAAGCATTGACTTTATATATATTCCCAATCCATTCAATCGATTGGTTCAAGCAAGCCTgttctttaaaaagttcaaatttcttcttttcttctaacGCTTGATTACTGAATGTCACCACTTTTAACTTCAGCCGTCACCAATACTTTTTTCACAAAACTCGCATATAATAATACTATACGTCTCCACCGGATCCTATATGcgcttttaaaaatacatCCTTTCTTATCTTTGTTCCAACCAGCAtcatatatttaatttttcatgaTTGTTTCAAGTCATTACATTAGAACACACAACCAACTATacaacataaaaaaattttatataattaattaaattgaaGTTTAATAAACTAAATGTATGCTTAGTAGATAAGTTTCCATCAAAGATGACTGCAACGCCGTTCTCACTGTTTCTTGACATTTCgtgaataattttaatttatttttctttattgattaaattcatataattatttatgtttcattgcttttattctttttcctcaTAGTAATGTTTTATAATATGTATAGTGTTCCAAACACTACCCACACCCCACCACACAGTCCGGTTGTGGTTCTTTATAGAAATCATGAATTTCGAAGAAATCGAAGAACGTGACGGTGAGTAgtcctttaaaaaaataagaacaGACACTGACCTTGTTTATAGGAGTTCGTTTTACCTGGAACGTGTTTCCATCGACGAGAATTGAAAGTTCACGAACGATCGTTCCTATTGCTTCGATTTACAAACCTTTAAATGAGCGTCCTGATTTACCACCTGTTCTATATGAACCTGTTACTTGCAAGGCTCCATGCAAAGCTGTTTTAAATCCCTACTGGTAAGAAACAAAGTTTTATACATCAACCTATCCTCAAACTATGTCTAACAACATTATAGCCATATTGACACTCGTGCAAAGTTCTGGATTTGTAAGTCTTCATTCCTTTTAGCTAGTTTTCAATGATCAAGAGGGGATTTCTGACATATATTCTAGGTCCATTTTGTCTTCAACGTAATATGTTACCACCTCAATATAAGGACATTTCCAATACTAGTTTGCCAATTGAGTTATTGCCGGAATATTCTACGATTGAATATACTTTGCCCAGACCACCCCAACTCACTCCAGTCTTTCTTTTCGTGGTTGATGTCTGCCAGGACGAAGAAAACTTGCAAGCTTTAAAAGATTCTTTAATCATTAGCTTAAGCTTACTCCCCCCTGAATGCCTAGTTGGCTTAGTTACCTTTGGCACCATGGTAGATGTTTATGAACTTGGCTACACTGAATGTTCTAAATCTTATGTTTTCCGCGGATCTAAGGACTACACTTCCAAGCAGATTCAGGAAATGCTTGGTTTGCCCACTAGTAATGTTTCTCCAGTCGCCTTACAACAAGCTCGCTCTTTCCAAGGCTCGGCTGCTCCATCGCGCTTCCTCCTTCCCATTCAACAGTGTGAATTTCAACTTACTAACATCCTCGAACAACTACAACCTGATTCTTGGCCTGTTGCCAATGACAGACGTCCTCAACGTTGTACTGGTACCGCTTTGAACATTTCTGTAAGCATGATGGAAAGTGTTTGTCCCAACAGTGGTGGTCATATTATGCTTTTTGCTGGTGGCCCTAGCACCGTTGGTCCTGGAACTGTTGTTTCTACCGAACTTCGTGAGCCAATTCGTTCGCATCACGACATTGAACGTGACCAGGCAAAGCACGTAAAGAAGGCACTGCGCTTTTATGAAGGCCTTACCAAACGTGTCAGCGCCAATGGACATGCTGTAGACATTCTTGCCGGATGTCTGGATCAAATCGGAATTatggaaatgaaaagcCTGGCTTCTAGCACTGGGGGTTACCTTGTTCTATCTGATTCTTTCACTACTTCTATCTTTAAGCaaagttttcaaagaatATTTGGTCGTGATTCTTTGAATAATATGCTTCTTGGATTTAATGCAACTATGGAGGTCCTTACAACTAAGGAGTTGAAAATTTCCGGTCTTATCGGCCACGCAGTATCCCTAAACAAGAAATCACAAAATGTTGGCGATATCGAAATTGGCCTTGGTAACACTAATAGTTGGAAAATGTGTGGTATATCACCAAAGTCCACTTATGCCATTTACTTTGAAGTAGCTACTCAAAGTGCCTCTGCCCCTCAGGGGGACTCTCGAGGTTTGGTACAATATCTAACCTTGTATCAACATTCATCAAACACATTCCGACTTCGTGTAACAACAGTGGCTCGCGCTTTTGCTGATGGAGGTAGTCCATTGATCGTAAATTCATTTGATCAAGAAGCTGCTGCTGTTGCTATGGCTCGTATTGCAGCTTTCAAAGCGGAAGTCGATGATGGACCTGACGTCCTTCGATGGACCGACCGAATGCTGATCAAACTTTGTCAAAAGTTTGCTGAGTATAGAAAAGATGATCCGTCAAGTTTCCGTCTCTCTTCACAATTTACCCTTTACCCTCAATTTATGTATTACTTACGACGTAGCCCCTTTCTGCaagtttttaacaattcACCAGATGAGACTGCATTTTATCGTCACATGCTCAACCATGAAGATGTTAACAATTCTCTTATTATGATTCAACCTACCTTGcaatcattttctttcgaACACCCTGGTGGCGTTCCAGTGCTGCTGGACGCTGTATCTGTAAAACCGGATGTTATTCTCTTGCTCGATACTTTCTTCCATATTCTAATTTTCCATGGGGACACTATAGCCCAATGGAGAAATGCTGGCTATCAAAATCAGCCTGAATACCAAAACCTAAAAGAACTTTTAGAAGCTCCTAGAGTCGAAGCAGCGGAGTTGCTTATTGATCGATTCCCGATCCCTCGATTTATCGTTTGTGACCAGGGAGGCAGTCAGGCACggtttcttctttctcgCCTTAATCCTTCTGAAACGCACAACACTACGTCTATGTATGGTGCTCCACCTGCTCATGCTATTTTAACTGATGATGTCTCCTTACAAACCTTCATGAGTCATCTGAAAAAACTTGCCGTAGCTGTTTCATAAATGCACTTTATGAAATCTATAAACTACCAGCCCTTACTTGTAGTCATCGTTTTTAAGAAGTTTAGTCTTTTGGTGATTctcataaataaaaagctttttatgTTTGATAAACTTCTTGGTCTCTCCAGCTGACTATTATAAACATTAATGAATGATTAAAATTTCAGCACTTTTGGCTTGAGTCTAGGATAGCATAGTCTTGCttatcaatattatttcGTTTACTGATGTTATATTTCTCTAGTATTACGCTCGTTGTAATTTgttggttttttaaaatagataaatattttatgaattttttgtgaAGTTATGTTGAGCAAAATAAGGATATCTTCAACACAATCGATTTTTAGAGATGGTTGAATGTTGATGAAATGGCGAAgctcatttttattatgaaaataaaaaaatcaacgtTTTAATGCAAACCATCAGTACGATGTGTGGCGGTTCACCCCTTGTTAATGCTAATTTccaataaaagtaaaacgAATAACTacgtaaacaaaaacgaAACCTCAATGATTTACAATTTATCTATTCAAATTATTACGACAAGGAAAATTACACTGCTTTGATATCTATGTAAACTTAACCAAATACCTGGTACTTGCGAAATGCAGAATCATACATCAAATCCATCTACTTGCTACTAAGTATCACTCTAAAATCTACAAACACGACAAAAACTaacaatcattttttatcattgtTAAACTTTGATGAAGGTAAGGGTGTCTTCTCCTGTTTCACTTTAAACTCGGCCAGCAAGCAAATATGATCACTAGGGAAGTGTGCGTTAGGGAAACCAACAACGCCGGAAAGATAATCTTTATCCACTCCTTTCAACAAACCGGTTACCTCCAAGCTATTGCCGGTGTACCAAATGTGATCAATGGCACCCTTAAAGCCAGGTGTATAGTTAGTGAAGGAGAGAGCTTCAGATTCACCATATGCagatttcaaattaaatgCATGAGAACGTCCATTAACAGTGTATTCTCCGTAATCATTATTCATAAAATCTTCATGATTTTGGCTAATGCTACCAGATGATAAAAAGTCATAAACACCACTGCCTTGGACGGAATTAAAATCTCCACAAATTAAGATGGGGATCTTTAAATACTCGGGATAGGTAGGTCTTTCATCCTTTAACTGGTCAGAAGGAATCTTGGAAGGCATATTACGGAATTTTGTTGCAACCTGTGCAATCTCATCCATGAGCATTGCAACTTGTATAACCTTGACATCCCTAAACTGAGGATCCCAATGAATATGACAATTTGCAACGATCAATCGCGATCCATTTTCCTTATTCTCAAGAAGAGTAATCACACTAATGTTATCTTTAGTCATAACACGGTTGTACATGTTAGACGTTAGTTTAATGTCTTGCCTACGAAGAGATGGTGCTTGATTATATTCTATCACCATCTTTTCGTGCATGACATATTTAgatgttttgaaaaatgtaGCACAACCATCGACGATGCGACGTTCAACCTCATTCATAGTTCGTACGCGACTTTTCGGGAAGTGGACACCTTTATAACCTTTCAAACTCATTTGTGgagcaaaaaaagtatcatAGTTCTCAACATCAACTTCTTGCAAACAAATGATATCAGCATTATAACCACCTAATTCTTGCATGATTAAATCTTTGCGATACGACCAAGAGAGTGCCCATGAAGGAGTATAGCCATACAATGTGGATGTAGCATAACGTTCACAAAGCACATTATAACTCATAATAGTAAACTTGAGATTCTTAGATGTTGTAGAGGGCTTGTTAGAATCAGCAGCCGTTAAATCTCTAACAGAGGTTGAAACATTGTCATTaacatcatcatcatcatcggAAACAAGTTTTTCCCATCCACGCTCAGGAGGAGGAGGGCCAACAGGGCAACCATCGCGCAAAGCAGCAATTAAACCTGCAGTACCACTTTCCATGATTTGATTCTTGTAAACGTCTTGAAGAGGATTACCTTCAATACCaagaattttcaattggAAAAGGGTACCGAGTTCGGCAGGTATTACACTAATCATATTATCAAACAATAGGACTTCTCTAAGCTCAGTAAGTAAACCAAGCTCTGGTGGAATAGTTTTAATGCTGTTTCCAGAGGCATCCAAAATAACCAAATTCTTCAGTTTGCCAATTTCAGGTGGTAATCGGGTAAGATTATTATGGTTTATGTATAATTCAGtcaaaaaagagaatttaaataaatcagTGCTCACATTTCTCAAACCAATACCACCAAGGTCCAAACAAGTCCAATCCCGTCTCTCTTTCTTAGAGTCAGATTTCGACTTTTGGTCATCAACCGCAACAGAAGAAGTGGTTGTTTTTGACGTACTGTTTAAGGTAGTACCACTGGAAGTGTTTAATGTTGTTGAGGTCGTCAATGTTGTAGTAGTGGAGCTAGTATTGTACTTTCCCCCTAACGAGGATAAGCCAGCAGCATTAGGGCCTCCGGTAAAAGCTCCAGTCCGAGCATTGTAATTCATCGAAAACCCAGGTCCTCCACTTCGTGCTAAAGCCGCAGCATTATGAGCTCGTTGGTGTGGTGAACTGAAGGACCTGGACTGAGTTGCAAGTGCAATTTGCTGTTTCCAATGTTCAGAAATATTACTATTTTCTAAAGCTGGCGAATTCTGTACAGATAATATTGCTGCATGTTGATGGTCTGGCGTCAACAGCCCCGGGTGCGCTCCTGGATAAATTGTACCTTGCGTATACC
Above is a genomic segment from Schizosaccharomyces pombe strain 972h- genome assembly, chromosome: III containing:
- the sec231 gene encoding COPII cargo receptor subunit Sec23a, translating into MNFEEIEERDGVRFTWNVFPSTRIESSRTIVPIASIYKPLNERPDLPPVLYEPVTCKAPCKAVLNPYCHIDTRAKFWICPFCLQRNMLPPQYKDISNTSLPIELLPEYSTIEYTLPRPPQLTPVFLFVVDVCQDEENLQALKDSLIISLSLLPPECLVGLVTFGTMVDVYELGYTECSKSYVFRGSKDYTSKQIQEMLGLPTSNVSPVALQQARSFQGSAAPSRFLLPIQQCEFQLTNILEQLQPDSWPVANDRRPQRCTGTALNISVSMMESVCPNSGGHIMLFAGGPSTVGPGTVVSTELREPIRSHHDIERDQAKHVKKALRFYEGLTKRVSANGHAVDILAGCLDQIGIMEMKSLASSTGGYLVLSDSFTTSIFKQSFQRIFGRDSLNNMLLGFNATMEVLTTKELKISGLIGHAVSLNKKSQNVGDIEIGLGNTNSWKMCGISPKSTYAIYFEVATQSASAPQGDSRGLVQYLTLYQHSSNTFRLRVTTVARAFADGGSPLIVNSFDQEAAAVAMARIAAFKAEVDDGPDVLRWTDRMLIKLCQKFAEYRKDDPSSFRLSSQFTLYPQFMYYLRRSPFLQVFNNSPDETAFYRHMLNHEDVNNSLIMIQPTLQSFSFEHPGGVPVLLDAVSVKPDVILLLDTFFHILIFHGDTIAQWRNAGYQNQPEYQNLKELLEAPRVEAAELLIDRFPIPRFIVCDQGGSQARFLLSRLNPSETHNTTSMYGAPPAHAILTDDVSLQTFMSHLKKLAVAVS
- the ccr4 gene encoding CCR4-Not complex subunit Ccr4, with amino-acid sequence MFNPRYTQGTIYPGAHPGLLTPDHQHAAILSVQNSPALENSNISEHWKQQIALATQSRSFSSPHQRAHNAAALARSGGPGFSMNYNARTGAFTGGPNAAGLSSLGGKYNTSSTTTTLTTSTTLNTSSGTTLNSTSKTTTSSVAVDDQKSKSDSKKERRDWTCLDLGGIGLRNVSTDLFKFSFLTELYINHNNLTRLPPEIGKLKNLVILDASGNSIKTIPPELGLLTELREVLLFDNMISVIPAELGTLFQLKILGIEGNPLQDVYKNQIMESGTAGLIAALRDGCPVGPPPPERGWEKLVSDDDDDVNDNVSTSVRDLTAADSNKPSTTSKNLKFTIMSYNVLCERYATSTLYGYTPSWALSWSYRKDLIMQELGGYNADIICLQEVDVENYDTFFAPQMSLKGYKGVHFPKSRVRTMNEVERRIVDGCATFFKTSKYVMHEKMVIEYNQAPSLRRQDIKLTSNMYNRVMTKDNISVITLLENKENGSRLIVANCHIHWDPQFRDVKVIQVAMLMDEIAQVATKFRNMPSKIPSDQLKDERPTYPEYLKIPILICGDFNSVQGSGVYDFLSSGSISQNHEDFMNNDYGEYTVNGRSHAFNLKSAYGESEALSFTNYTPGFKGAIDHIWYTGNSLEVTGLLKGVDKDYLSGVVGFPNAHFPSDHICLLAEFKVKQEKTPLPSSKFNNDKK